A genomic segment from Gopherus evgoodei ecotype Sinaloan lineage chromosome 6, rGopEvg1_v1.p, whole genome shotgun sequence encodes:
- the SLC46A2 gene encoding thymic stromal cotransporter homolog: protein MVGGMAARTWIEPVVAGAQVASSFYDTGLLLVVKNYYNRTNSTAPAHLLEDQQQKAVSDFYIIYNLVLGLSPLLTAYGLAKLGDKKNRKFTICLPLLGYLVSRSLLLLLILLEWPIEVMYGAAALNGLTGGFTTYWAGVMALGSLGSSERRRSLRLIVIELTYGMAGFLGSILSGHIFVHSQISYRQGTVLVACSIGCYAFCFLYSFFVLKVPTPEGTCPASTAHSKLKDIDQPDNQLAENERTAGSSGSCEDEGRSPLPPSKLIIAMLFTGAVLYDLAVVGAMDVLPLFLLKKPLSWGPVEIGYGNAAGYMIFITSFLGVFVFSKYLRDTTMIIIGILSFSVGILIMAFVRRTFLFYVARAIMLFALIPLPTIRSMLSKHVQGSSYGKVFVLLQLSLVITGVATSTAYNKIYQNILDWFSGFCFILSCVAGCLSIIPISIVAYKQRSTSGSLEILAE, encoded by the exons ATGGTTGGAGGGATGGCGGCGAGGACCTGGATTGAGCCCGTGGTGGCCGGCGCCCAGGTAGCCAGCTCCTTTTACGACACAGGGCTGCTGCTTGTGGTGAAGAACTACTACAACCGGACCAACTCAACCGCCCCGGCGCACTTGCTTGAGGATCAGCAGCAGAAAGCTGTCTCTGACTTCTACATCATCTACAACTTGGTCCTGGGCCTCAGCCCCTTGTTGACGGCCTACGGCCTGGCAAAGCTCGGCGACAAGAAGAACAGGAAGTTCACCATTTGCTTACCTCTCCTCGGCTATCTGGTCTCCAGGTCCCTCCTGCTCCTCTTAATCCTGCTGGAGTGGCCTATTGAGGTGATGTACGGAGCTGCGGCCTTGAATGGTCTGACAGGAGGTTTCACCACCTACTGGGCTGGCGTCATGGCTCTGGGGTCTCTGGGCTCCTCTGAACGCAGGAGGTCTCTGCGGCTGATTGTTATTGAGCTGACCTATGGGATGGCGGGCTTCTTGGGAAGCATATTGTCTGGGCACATCTTCGTCCATTCCCAGATAAGTTATCGACAGGGAACCGTGCTAGTGGCCTGCAGCATTGGCTGTTATGCCTTCTGCTTCCTCTACAGCTTCTTCGTTCTGAAAGTCCCGACGCCTGAAGGCACCTGCCCAGCTTCCACAGCTCACAGCAAACTCAAGGACATAGATCAACCTGACAACCAGCTGGCTGAGAATGAAAGAACTGCAGGGAGTTCAGGCTCCTGTGAGGATGAGGGgcgcagccccctgccaccatCAAAACTCATCATTGCAATGCTCTTCACTGGGGCGGTCTTGTATGACCTAGCAGTTGTGGGAGCTATGGATGTGCTCCCGCTGTTTTTGCTTAAGAAACCTTTGAGCTGGGGCCCCGTGGAGATTGGCTATGGCAATGCTGCTGGCTATATGATCTTTATTACCAGTTTCCTGGGGGTCTTTGTGTTCTCCAAGTATTTAAGGGACACGACTATGATCATCATTGGGATACTGTCCTTCAGCGTCGGCATTCTCATCATGGCCTTTGTGCGACGGACATTCCTGTTCTACGTGG cTCGGGCCATAATGCTGTTTGCTCTCATCCCTTTACCAACCATCAGATCTATGTTATCCAAACATGTACAAGGATCATCCTATG GTAAGGTGTTTGTTTTGCTGCAGCTGTCTTTAGTGATCACCGGGGTAGCGACCTCCACAGCCTACAACAAGATCTATCAAAACATACTGGACTGGTTCAGCGGGTTCTGTTTCATTTTGTCTTGTGTCGCTGGCTGCTTAAGTATCATCCCCATCAG